From Microcoleus sp. FACHB-831, one genomic window encodes:
- the rplA gene encoding 50S ribosomal protein L1: MARKVSRRVQELQKKVEERAYEPLEAINLLKETATAKFAESVEAHIRLGIDPKYTDQQLRTTVALPKGTGQTIRVAVIARGEKVQEASSAGADVVGSEELINEIQGGRMDFDLLLATPDMMPQVARLGRLLGPRGLMPNPKGGTVTMDLTGAIAEFKAGKLEFRADRTGIVHVLFGKASFNAEDLLVNLKALQETIDRNRPSGAKGRYWRTMYVSATMGPSIEVDINLLRDMKLNDAA; encoded by the coding sequence ATGGCCAGAAAAGTATCGCGTCGTGTCCAAGAACTGCAAAAGAAGGTTGAAGAGCGAGCCTACGAGCCGTTAGAAGCGATTAACCTGCTAAAAGAAACAGCTACAGCCAAGTTTGCGGAATCAGTGGAAGCCCATATCCGGTTGGGAATCGATCCAAAGTATACTGACCAACAGCTCCGGACGACAGTAGCGCTGCCGAAGGGGACTGGTCAGACCATCCGGGTGGCTGTAATTGCTAGGGGAGAGAAGGTACAAGAAGCTAGCAGTGCTGGTGCGGATGTAGTTGGTTCGGAAGAGTTGATTAACGAAATCCAAGGCGGCAGAATGGACTTTGACCTGCTGCTGGCGACGCCAGATATGATGCCGCAGGTAGCAAGATTGGGCCGTTTGTTAGGACCTCGTGGTTTGATGCCTAACCCCAAGGGTGGGACGGTGACAATGGATCTAACAGGTGCGATCGCTGAGTTCAAAGCTGGTAAACTAGAGTTTCGGGCTGACCGTACTGGCATCGTCCACGTTCTGTTTGGTAAGGCATCCTTCAACGCTGAAGATTTGTTGGTGAACCTGAAAGCTTTGCAGGAAACAATTGACCGCAACCGCCCTTCTGGAGCCAAAGGTCGCTACTGGCGCACGATGTATGTATCGGCAACAATGGGGCCGTCAATCGAAGTGGATATTAACCTCTTGCGCGATATGAAGCTCAACGACGCAGCCTAA
- the rplL gene encoding 50S ribosomal protein L7/L12, producing the protein MSATTDQILEQLKSLTLLEAADLVKQIETTFGVSAAAPVGGMMMMPGAGGAAAAAEPVEEQTEFNVILEEVPADKKIAVLKVVRTLTGLGLKEAKDLVESTPKPVKEAVAKDAAEDAKKQLEESGAKVSIK; encoded by the coding sequence ATGTCTGCTACAACTGACCAAATTCTCGAACAACTGAAATCTCTGACTCTTCTGGAAGCTGCTGACCTAGTTAAGCAGATTGAAACAACCTTCGGCGTGAGTGCAGCTGCACCCGTTGGCGGCATGATGATGATGCCTGGTGCTGGTGGTGCTGCTGCTGCTGCGGAACCAGTAGAAGAGCAAACCGAGTTTAACGTGATTCTCGAAGAAGTCCCAGCTGATAAGAAGATTGCCGTTCTGAAGGTTGTGCGGACGCTGACTGGTTTAGGTCTGAAAGAAGCAAAAGACTTGGTGGAATCCACACCCAAGCCAGTTAAGGAAGCCGTTGCTAAGGATGCCGCTGAAGATGCTAAGAAGCAGCTAGAAGAGTCTGGCGCTAAGGTCAGCATCAAGTAA
- a CDS encoding cell wall metabolism sensor histidine kinase WalK has protein sequence MTIAAFCLGLAIAIAFSLWRQHRLYRQLRQVLGLLPRDAAEISLPLVSQLRRGIAQLNQYQQELEAELEFKEKLLEVAPIGYLQVDEENQLVWCNEPARQMLQIHRWEPAKTRLLLELVRSYELDQLIEQTRHQQQPSQQEWVFHPACADAASMGEVRSLTLRAYCYPLLEGQVSVFLENRQPLVQLHQSRDAFVSDLAHELRTPLTSIRLVAETLVDRLQPPMSRWVEQMLQETNRLSNLVQDWLELSQLETDPHKHLTPKPVELHSLIQRVWQTLEPLARQKELSLTYCGADSLWLKADESRLTQVFVNLFHNSIKYSPLKSSIRVEVTLLSGEDTSLSPVREGVEINIIDSGPGFASGDLPHVFERLYRGDPSRAQPPKSSDVGEDLRSPSVSEGDSPISSGSGLGLAIVKQIIHAHGGLVKASNHPETGGACLEIKLPSEYVNP, from the coding sequence ATGACTATCGCTGCATTTTGCCTGGGGCTAGCTATAGCAATTGCGTTTTCACTCTGGCGGCAGCATCGACTCTATCGGCAACTGCGGCAAGTTTTGGGATTGTTGCCAAGAGATGCAGCTGAAATTTCTTTGCCTCTGGTTTCTCAACTGCGGCGGGGCATTGCTCAATTAAATCAGTATCAGCAAGAGCTTGAGGCTGAGTTGGAATTCAAGGAAAAGCTGCTTGAGGTCGCACCTATTGGGTATTTGCAGGTGGATGAAGAAAACCAACTCGTATGGTGCAACGAGCCAGCGCGGCAGATGTTGCAAATTCACCGCTGGGAGCCTGCAAAGACGCGCTTGTTGCTTGAATTAGTGCGCTCTTACGAACTTGACCAATTAATTGAGCAAACTCGTCACCAGCAGCAGCCAAGCCAGCAAGAGTGGGTGTTTCACCCGGCGTGCGCCGATGCTGCTTCTATGGGGGAAGTGCGTAGTCTCACCTTACGAGCTTACTGCTACCCCTTACTCGAAGGGCAAGTGAGCGTCTTCCTAGAAAACAGGCAACCGCTAGTGCAGTTGCATCAATCCCGCGATGCTTTTGTTTCTGACTTAGCCCACGAACTTAGAACTCCTCTCACCTCTATCCGTTTAGTGGCTGAAACCTTAGTGGATCGGTTGCAGCCTCCTATGAGTAGGTGGGTTGAACAAATGCTGCAAGAAACTAACCGACTAAGTAACCTTGTACAAGACTGGCTGGAACTGAGTCAGTTGGAGACAGATCCCCACAAACATCTCACCCCTAAACCCGTAGAACTCCATAGTTTAATTCAGCGTGTTTGGCAGACACTAGAACCGCTGGCTCGACAAAAGGAGTTAAGTCTTACTTATTGTGGCGCTGATTCACTGTGGTTGAAAGCAGACGAATCGCGCCTTACGCAAGTGTTTGTAAATTTATTTCATAACAGTATTAAGTACAGCCCCCTAAAATCCAGTATCCGCGTCGAGGTCACTCTATTAAGCGGTGAAGACACAAGCCTCTCGCCTGTGCGAGAAGGGGTGGAAATTAATATCATTGATTCAGGGCCAGGTTTTGCCAGCGGGGATCTACCCCATGTGTTTGAAAGACTGTATCGAGGCGATCCATCAAGAGCGCAACCGCCAAAGTCTTCTGATGTGGGAGAAGATCTGCGATCGCCTAGCGTCTCTGAAGGAGACTCGCCTATCAGCAGTGGTAGCGGACTTGGACTCGCCATCGTCAAGCAAATTATTCATGCTCATGGTGGACTGGTCAAAGCTAGCAACCATCCGGAAACCGGGGGAGCTTGTTTGGAGATAAAATTGCCCTCTGAATATGTCAATCCCTAA
- a CDS encoding iron uptake porin: MSTNFLWNIVKVGPAVLGASFLISSNSLAAQTPASEVLPQQIAENAADKTLVQETTRQPDRAPQTPVEVASSNFKVSPNPVAASSPVEQTQVAQAAPAETTDSGLEEINPYSSPNTPEDNGMDQVNNVSQLRDVRPTDWAYQALRDLVERYNCIAGYPDGTFRGTRAMTRYEFAAGLNSCLRQIEKLIAGGGGDGATRADLDKLNQLVAQFGPELATLRGRVDRLEGRVGFLEAHQFSTTTKLNAEVIIAASDVFGDRFAENSVDAAGNRIPRSSRELDVNTILSNRVRLNLDTSFTGKDRLRTRLQARNTTPFSPNLNLPGNPPRTIPLTGTNMTRLSFDGTEDNDVVLSRLDYRFPLGPRTTVNIAATGGEYNEYVETFTGQIASSGDGSISRFGRFNPIYRQSAEGSGITLNHNISNRLGLAVGYMVPRNSVAGTSIQGNVASNPAEGFGLFEGGYSALAQLTFKPTDALNVGLTYIRSYQNQESGIAVSSGTGSTFANQPFGTTATSSNHYGLEANFRISPRFNVGGWAGYTTAIAESGKNLPLVNTGDSATIFNYAVTLAFPDLGKKGNLLGFVFGMPPKVTSNDFGAGKQRQDRDTSYHLEGFYRYRLTNNVDITPGVFVILNPNHNDNNDTQYVGVLRTTFKF, from the coding sequence ATGTCTACGAATTTTCTGTGGAACATTGTAAAAGTAGGGCCAGCCGTCCTTGGTGCATCTTTTTTAATTTCTAGCAACAGCCTTGCAGCCCAGACGCCTGCTTCGGAGGTGCTTCCCCAACAAATCGCGGAAAATGCTGCCGACAAAACGCTTGTCCAAGAAACAACAAGGCAACCAGACCGCGCCCCACAAACACCCGTTGAGGTGGCGTCTTCTAACTTCAAGGTTAGCCCAAACCCGGTTGCAGCAAGCAGCCCAGTAGAACAGACACAGGTAGCTCAAGCCGCACCTGCCGAAACTACCGACAGCGGTTTGGAAGAAATTAATCCCTACAGCAGCCCAAACACGCCTGAAGATAATGGGATGGATCAGGTGAACAACGTTTCCCAGCTGCGAGATGTGCGCCCTACAGATTGGGCATATCAAGCACTGCGAGATTTGGTTGAACGGTATAACTGTATTGCAGGATATCCCGATGGTACTTTTCGCGGCACCCGGGCGATGACCCGTTACGAATTTGCCGCAGGTCTGAATTCTTGTCTGCGTCAGATTGAAAAATTGATTGCAGGCGGCGGCGGAGACGGGGCTACCAGAGCAGATTTAGACAAGCTGAATCAGTTGGTTGCACAGTTTGGGCCGGAACTAGCTACGCTGCGAGGACGGGTAGACAGGCTGGAAGGTCGCGTTGGGTTTTTGGAAGCGCATCAGTTTTCGACAACCACCAAGCTGAATGCAGAAGTCATTATTGCTGCGTCTGATGTGTTCGGCGATCGCTTCGCTGAGAATTCTGTGGACGCTGCTGGCAATCGCATACCACGCTCATCAAGAGAGTTGGATGTTAACACCATATTGAGCAATCGCGTCCGTCTCAACTTGGATACCAGCTTTACAGGCAAAGACCGCCTGCGAACTCGTCTTCAAGCCCGTAACACCACTCCGTTCAGCCCAAATCTAAATCTCCCGGGAAATCCCCCGCGAACCATACCCCTCACGGGAACCAACATGACTCGGTTGAGCTTTGACGGAACTGAAGATAACGATGTCGTTCTAAGTCGGTTGGATTATCGATTCCCTCTTGGACCCAGGACAACCGTTAATATTGCTGCAACTGGGGGTGAGTACAATGAATACGTGGAAACCTTTACAGGCCAGATTGCAAGCAGTGGCGATGGCTCCATATCGCGGTTCGGGCGCTTCAACCCCATCTATCGCCAAAGTGCTGAAGGTTCGGGCATTACTTTAAACCACAACATTAGCAACCGCCTGGGTCTGGCTGTAGGCTACATGGTTCCTAGAAACTCAGTGGCCGGAACAAGCATTCAAGGTAACGTAGCGTCTAACCCCGCTGAAGGTTTTGGACTTTTTGAGGGCGGTTATTCAGCTTTGGCGCAATTAACTTTCAAACCCACTGATGCACTGAACGTAGGTCTGACCTACATACGCTCCTACCAAAACCAAGAAAGCGGTATTGCTGTTTCTTCGGGTACTGGCAGCACCTTTGCTAACCAACCTTTTGGTACCACAGCTACTTCATCCAACCATTATGGACTGGAAGCAAATTTCCGGATCAGCCCTCGTTTTAACGTTGGAGGTTGGGCAGGTTACACAACCGCGATCGCTGAAAGCGGCAAGAATTTGCCACTTGTCAACACAGGAGATAGCGCAACTATTTTCAACTATGCCGTAACTTTGGCTTTCCCAGACTTAGGCAAAAAAGGCAACCTGCTCGGTTTCGTGTTCGGGATGCCACCTAAAGTTACTAGCAATGACTTTGGCGCTGGCAAGCAGCGTCAAGATCGCGACACCTCCTACCATTTGGAAGGATTTTATCGCTACCGCCTGACCAACAATGTTGACATCACGCCTGGTGTGTTTGTGATTCTTAATCCAAACCACAACGACAACAACGACACGCAGTATGTAGGAGTGCTGCGGACTACCTTTAAGTTCTAG
- the rplK gene encoding 50S ribosomal protein L11 codes for MAKKVVAVIKLALPAGKANPAPPVGPALGQHGVNIMAFCKEYNARTSDQAGMVVPAEISVYEDRSFSFVLKTPPASVLITKAANIQRGSNEPNKKKVGSITTAQLREIAQTKLPDLNANDIEAAMKIVEGTARNMGVTVRD; via the coding sequence ATGGCAAAAAAAGTTGTTGCGGTTATTAAATTGGCTCTTCCAGCAGGGAAAGCCAACCCCGCTCCTCCGGTTGGTCCGGCGCTAGGTCAGCACGGCGTCAATATCATGGCGTTTTGCAAAGAGTACAACGCTAGAACATCCGACCAAGCTGGAATGGTGGTGCCAGCAGAAATTTCAGTCTATGAAGATCGCAGTTTTTCCTTTGTTCTCAAAACGCCACCAGCGTCGGTTTTGATTACAAAAGCAGCAAATATTCAGCGCGGTTCTAACGAACCCAACAAAAAGAAAGTTGGGTCAATTACCACGGCTCAGCTGAGGGAAATTGCTCAAACAAAATTGCCTGACCTCAATGCTAACGATATTGAGGCCGCAATGAAGATTGTGGAAGGAACCGCTCGAAATATGGGCGTTACCGTGCGCGATTAG
- the pstS gene encoding phosphate ABC transporter substrate-binding protein PstS yields the protein MFSLIPSKRQNWLFPAIALSMSIASCGPSTPPTPTASSAPNNTGAGSPAATAPTTPATTTAAGSGASASLQGQGATFPAPLYQRWFAEYNKVNPNVQVSYQPVGSGAGVEQFTQGTVDFAASDVAMKDEEIAKVAKGAVLLPMTAGSIVLAYNVPGVQGLKLSRGVYTDIFLGKIKKWNDPQIVKLNPGLTLPDKDITPVYRSDGSGTTAVFTQHLSTISPAWKSGPGQGKSVNWPGGIGAKGNDGVTAQIKQNEGSIGYVEYGYAKQQNMTMAALENKAGKYVEPTSESAAKTLAAVKLPENLRAFIEDPEGPDSYPIVTYTWILAYKTYENPTKAKALKDVLKWGLTDGQKYSTELGYVPLPPEVVTKVQAAVDSIKP from the coding sequence ATGTTTTCTCTAATTCCATCAAAGCGACAAAATTGGCTTTTCCCCGCGATCGCCCTTTCAATGAGTATCGCTTCATGTGGGCCATCCACCCCACCAACTCCGACCGCAAGTTCTGCCCCAAATAACACAGGAGCTGGTAGTCCTGCGGCTACAGCCCCTACCACGCCTGCTACAACTACCGCAGCAGGCAGCGGTGCCAGTGCCTCCTTGCAAGGCCAAGGTGCTACTTTTCCTGCTCCTTTGTATCAGAGATGGTTTGCTGAGTACAACAAAGTAAACCCTAACGTACAAGTCAGCTATCAACCAGTGGGCAGCGGTGCTGGGGTGGAACAGTTCACTCAGGGAACGGTGGACTTTGCTGCTAGCGATGTCGCCATGAAAGACGAGGAAATCGCTAAGGTAGCTAAAGGTGCAGTGTTATTACCTATGACAGCTGGTAGCATCGTCCTTGCCTACAACGTGCCTGGTGTACAAGGTCTGAAGCTATCGCGCGGGGTTTACACCGATATTTTCTTAGGGAAAATAAAAAAGTGGAACGATCCGCAAATCGTTAAGCTAAACCCAGGCTTAACTTTGCCAGACAAGGATATTACTCCTGTCTACCGTTCAGATGGTAGCGGCACTACGGCAGTCTTTACCCAACACCTGAGTACTATCAGCCCAGCATGGAAAAGTGGCCCAGGGCAAGGCAAAAGCGTCAACTGGCCAGGTGGTATCGGCGCTAAGGGCAACGATGGCGTTACTGCTCAGATTAAGCAAAACGAAGGTAGCATCGGCTATGTAGAGTATGGGTACGCCAAGCAGCAAAATATGACTATGGCAGCCCTGGAAAATAAAGCAGGTAAGTATGTTGAGCCTACTAGCGAGTCTGCTGCCAAGACGCTTGCCGCAGTCAAACTGCCCGAAAATTTGCGAGCTTTCATTGAAGACCCAGAAGGACCCGACTCTTACCCAATAGTTACTTACACCTGGATTTTGGCCTATAAGACCTATGAAAATCCTACTAAGGCAAAAGCTTTAAAGGATGTCCTCAAGTGGGGCTTAACTGATGGACAAAAATACAGCACTGAGCTGGGATACGTGCCATTACCCCCAGAAGTCGTGACTAAAGTCCAAGCTGCTGTCGATTCTATTAAGCCGTAG
- the phoU gene encoding phosphate signaling complex protein PhoU, with protein sequence MTLSISQTNSERSQFKRRTRRLEQDVLRMGALVENSFRLSHQALFFRNLAAAKQIPVLDKEIDRYYRQIELDCATLMTLQAPVAQDLRLLSAFMQMVRDLERIGDYAKDLGEIAIKLFPYTPHTCISEIEVMSHHAQAMLAVSLVSLVELDAHAGRSIKQLDDAVDNAYEKIYQILAFQCDVPGVVEPILLLTLVIRHLERMADHATNIGQRVAYIVTGQRS encoded by the coding sequence GTGACTCTTTCAATCTCACAAACAAATTCTGAACGAAGCCAGTTCAAGCGAAGAACCAGACGCTTAGAACAAGATGTGTTGCGAATGGGAGCATTGGTGGAAAATTCCTTCCGCCTGAGCCACCAAGCTTTATTTTTCCGTAATCTGGCTGCTGCTAAACAAATTCCCGTACTTGATAAAGAAATTGACCGATATTACCGCCAAATAGAGCTAGATTGTGCAACTTTGATGACGCTGCAAGCCCCAGTAGCACAGGATTTGCGCTTGCTGAGTGCTTTTATGCAGATGGTGCGAGACTTGGAGCGAATTGGCGATTATGCCAAGGATTTAGGAGAAATTGCGATTAAACTCTTTCCTTACACGCCTCATACTTGTATATCGGAAATTGAGGTAATGTCTCATCACGCTCAAGCAATGTTGGCGGTGAGTTTGGTGTCTCTAGTGGAATTGGATGCCCACGCTGGACGAAGTATTAAGCAGTTGGACGATGCTGTAGATAATGCGTATGAAAAAATCTATCAAATCTTAGCTTTCCAGTGCGATGTTCCCGGGGTTGTTGAGCCTATTTTGCTGCTAACTTTGGTGATTCGTCACTTGGAGCGAATGGCAGATCATGCGACCAATATTGGTCAGAGGGTTGCATACATTGTTACTGGCCAACGGTCTTGA
- the rplJ gene encoding 50S ribosomal protein L10, which translates to MGRTLENKQEIVADLKETLSQSQLAIVINYQGLSVAEIMDLRRRLRPSGTVCKVTKNTFMEKAIVGSDNWQPMSEFLNGSSAFLLVKEDFGSAIKAYQDFQKATKKTELRGGVMEGRALTEADIKALGDLPSKEQLMAQIAGAINGVATKIAVAINEVPASLGRSLKAVSEKEDGNAPPAAE; encoded by the coding sequence ATGGGTAGAACGCTAGAAAACAAACAAGAGATTGTTGCTGACCTCAAGGAAACCTTGAGTCAATCCCAGCTAGCAATTGTCATCAACTACCAGGGATTATCCGTAGCTGAGATTATGGATTTGCGGCGGCGGCTGCGTCCTAGCGGCACCGTTTGCAAGGTGACGAAGAACACGTTTATGGAAAAAGCAATCGTCGGTAGCGATAACTGGCAACCGATGAGCGAATTCCTCAATGGTTCTTCTGCGTTTCTGCTGGTTAAAGAAGATTTTGGTAGTGCTATCAAGGCTTACCAAGACTTCCAAAAAGCTACCAAGAAGACAGAACTTCGCGGCGGCGTTATGGAAGGTCGCGCTCTTACCGAAGCAGACATTAAAGCGCTTGGAGACTTGCCCTCGAAAGAGCAACTCATGGCGCAAATTGCTGGGGCTATCAATGGGGTGGCAACCAAGATTGCCGTCGCTATCAACGAAGTTCCCGCTTCGCTGGGTAGAAGCCTCAAAGCCGTATCCGAGAAGGAAGACGGCAATGCGCCGCCCGCAGCGGAATAG
- the nusG gene encoding transcription termination/antitermination protein NusG, with amino-acid sequence MTFASEEPYDSAQLEETSENPTDARWYAVQVASGCEKRVKTNLEQRIQTLDVGDRILQVEIPQTPIVKMRKDGTRQQLEEKVFPGYVLVRMLMDDDAWQVVKNTPNVINFVGAEQKRRYGRGRGHVKPLPLSFSEVERIFKQTREQEPVVKTHVSAGDKIMVLSGPFKDFEGEVIEVSPERSKLKALLSIFGRDTPVELEFNQVQKQG; translated from the coding sequence ATGACTTTTGCGAGCGAAGAACCATACGATTCAGCACAGTTGGAAGAAACGTCAGAAAACCCCACAGATGCGCGTTGGTATGCAGTTCAGGTAGCCTCTGGTTGCGAAAAGCGGGTCAAGACAAACCTAGAACAACGCATTCAAACGTTGGATGTTGGTGACAGAATTCTCCAAGTGGAGATTCCTCAAACCCCCATCGTAAAAATGCGAAAAGATGGCACTCGACAGCAACTGGAAGAAAAAGTCTTTCCAGGCTATGTGCTAGTGCGGATGCTGATGGATGACGATGCATGGCAGGTTGTCAAAAACACCCCAAACGTGATTAATTTTGTGGGGGCAGAACAAAAACGCCGCTACGGACGGGGGCGCGGACACGTAAAACCCCTGCCGCTGAGCTTTTCTGAAGTCGAACGCATCTTTAAACAAACCCGCGAACAGGAGCCGGTTGTCAAGACCCATGTGTCTGCCGGGGACAAAATTATGGTACTGTCCGGGCCGTTTAAAGATTTTGAAGGCGAAGTCATTGAAGTCAGCCCAGAGCGGAGCAAGTTAAAGGCGTTACTTTCAATTTTTGGACGCGATACGCCAGTAGAATTGGAATTTAATCAGGTTCAGAAACAGGGCTAA
- the rplS gene encoding 50S ribosomal protein L19 — translation MKAEEIIRSIESEQLKTDLPIIHVGDTVKVGVKIREGNKERVQPYEGTVIGKRNGGINETITVRRIFQGVGVERVFLIHSPRIDNIKILRRGKVRRAKLYYLRDRVGKATRVKQRFDREL, via the coding sequence ATGAAAGCTGAGGAGATTATTCGCTCGATTGAGAGCGAGCAATTGAAAACCGACCTCCCCATCATCCATGTGGGTGACACTGTAAAGGTTGGCGTGAAAATTCGAGAAGGAAATAAGGAAAGGGTACAACCCTACGAAGGTACTGTCATTGGAAAGCGCAATGGTGGGATTAACGAAACCATCACTGTGAGACGTATTTTCCAGGGAGTAGGCGTGGAGCGGGTATTCCTGATCCATTCTCCCAGAATTGACAACATCAAAATACTGAGACGCGGTAAGGTGCGCCGCGCTAAACTTTATTATCTGCGCGATCGCGTTGGTAAGGCCACGAGAGTCAAACAACGCTTTGATAGAGAACTGTAA
- a CDS encoding AAA family ATPase, which produces MITLTGYKIFTQIYESANSLVYRGVREANNQPVILKMLKQDYPTAASLIRYKQEYEITHNLNLDGVVKIYTLEKYHTSLVMILEDFGGESLSILKNNKNFILEEVLNIAISLTKSLGEIHRRNIIHKDINPSNIVLNPKTAQIKIIDFGISTVLSRENPTIKNPNVLEGTLAYMSPEQTGRMNRAMDYRTDFYSLGATLYELLTHQLPFDTTDAMELVHCHIAKQPASPHAINSEIPNPISAIVMKLLAKTAEERYQSAWGIKADLEACLTQLQTNGQISSFSIGHQDISDKFQIPQKLYGRSLEVETLLTAFERISQGTTEMMLVSGYSGIGKSALVQEIYKPITWKRGYFIAGKFDQFQRNIPYSAIVSTFQSLVRQLLTESEAQLNSWKEKLRRALGFNGQIIIDVVPEVELIIGSQPAVQELGPAESQNRFNLVFQNFIRVFCQAEHPLVIFLDDLQWADSATLKLIEVMMTDEDMRYLFMIGAYRDNEVDPTHPLVMTFNALRNQGAIINDITLVPLELKHITHLIAETLHSDSSTVKPLAELVVRKTQGNPFFVNQFLKTLYQENLLTF; this is translated from the coding sequence ATGATTACTTTGACTGGCTACAAAATTTTCACCCAAATCTATGAAAGCGCCAATTCGTTAGTCTATCGCGGGGTTCGAGAAGCGAATAACCAACCCGTTATTCTCAAAATGCTAAAGCAAGACTATCCCACCGCAGCATCCCTCATTAGATATAAGCAGGAATATGAAATTACCCACAATCTAAATTTGGATGGCGTTGTTAAAATATACACTTTGGAAAAATACCATACCAGTCTAGTAATGATTTTGGAGGATTTTGGCGGAGAATCTTTAAGTATATTAAAAAACAATAAAAATTTTATTTTAGAAGAAGTTTTAAACATTGCAATTTCGCTTACTAAAAGTTTGGGTGAAATTCACCGTCGAAATATCATCCACAAGGATATTAACCCCTCAAATATTGTTCTTAACCCAAAAACTGCCCAGATAAAAATCATAGACTTTGGGATTTCCACAGTCTTATCCCGTGAAAATCCTACCATTAAAAATCCGAACGTCTTAGAAGGCACACTGGCCTATATGTCTCCCGAACAGACAGGTAGAATGAACCGCGCGATGGATTACCGCACTGATTTTTACTCGCTTGGTGCCACCCTTTATGAACTGCTCACTCACCAATTGCCATTTGATACCACAGATGCAATGGAGTTGGTGCATTGCCATATCGCTAAACAGCCAGCTTCACCCCATGCTATTAATAGTGAAATTCCCAACCCTATTTCAGCAATTGTTATGAAGTTGTTAGCAAAAACAGCTGAAGAGAGATATCAAAGCGCATGGGGAATTAAAGCAGATTTAGAAGCATGCTTGACCCAATTACAGACGAATGGTCAAATTTCATCCTTCTCTATTGGCCATCAAGATATTTCCGATAAATTTCAGATTCCGCAAAAATTATATGGCAGATCTCTAGAAGTTGAAACTTTGCTAACAGCCTTTGAGCGAATCAGCCAAGGCACAACAGAGATGATGTTAGTATCGGGTTATTCCGGGATTGGTAAATCAGCCCTAGTACAGGAAATTTATAAACCAATTACCTGGAAGAGGGGCTATTTTATAGCAGGTAAATTTGACCAATTTCAGCGAAATATTCCTTACTCAGCTATAGTTAGCACCTTCCAATCATTAGTCCGGCAGCTCTTAACCGAAAGTGAGGCTCAACTCAACAGCTGGAAAGAAAAACTCCGACGCGCTTTAGGCTTTAATGGGCAAATAATTATTGATGTAGTCCCCGAAGTAGAACTGATTATTGGGTCTCAGCCTGCCGTTCAAGAGCTAGGGCCAGCCGAGTCTCAAAACCGCTTTAATTTAGTATTTCAAAACTTCATCCGAGTGTTTTGTCAAGCAGAGCATCCGTTAGTAATCTTCCTGGATGATTTGCAATGGGCTGACTCTGCCACCCTCAAGTTGATAGAGGTAATGATGACGGATGAGGATATGCGCTATTTATTTATGATTGGGGCGTATCGAGATAACGAAGTTGACCCCACACATCCACTGGTAATGACCTTTAACGCGCTCCGCAATCAAGGAGCCATTATCAACGATATCACCTTAGTCCCGTTGGAACTTAAGCATATTACCCACCTAATTGCCGAGACATTACATAGCGACAGTAGCACAGTAAAACCATTGGCAGAACTGGTAGTGCGTAAAACCCAGGGAAACCCCTTTTTTGTAAACCAATTTTTGAAAACTCTGTATCAGGAAAACCTGTTAACTTTTA
- the secE gene encoding preprotein translocase subunit SecE, whose protein sequence is MAKKDASEIQEKEKTAGFDLKNFFQESKEELNKVVWPSRQQLISESAAVILMVTLSATLIYLVDNFFSWLSGKVFPL, encoded by the coding sequence GTGGCCAAAAAAGACGCATCTGAGATTCAAGAAAAAGAAAAAACAGCTGGGTTTGATCTGAAAAACTTTTTTCAGGAAAGCAAAGAAGAACTCAATAAAGTTGTTTGGCCTTCTCGGCAGCAATTGATTAGCGAATCAGCTGCCGTAATTTTGATGGTAACGCTCTCTGCAACACTAATTTATCTTGTGGATAACTTCTTCAGTTGGTTATCAGGAAAGGTGTTCCCATTATGA